Genomic segment of Vitis riparia cultivar Riparia Gloire de Montpellier isolate 1030 chromosome 19, EGFV_Vit.rip_1.0, whole genome shotgun sequence:
caCTAGAGTAGATCTAGAATCACCCATGAACACTTGTTCATCTCCTTCCTTTACAGTGGTATAGGAAGTAAATGCACTTCTATTCCCACAGATGTGCCTGGTAGCCCCAGAGTCTACCACCCAGTCCTTCATATTGGTGACCATGCTCACCTCAGAGGAGATTACTGTTGTGATCACCTCCGGCTCTGCCAAATTGCCTTTGAATTGGACTTCTTAATTCTCTTCATGTGGCGACATTGAGTTGCATGGTGTCCAGACTTGCCATAGACAAAGCAATTACCCCGTGTTTTAATAGTTGAGTTCTGGACAATGTTTGATGCATTGGGCTTAGTCCTAGAGTTTTGTTTCCTAAAcctattgtttttgggtttaggTTTTTCTTCTACTACATTAGCCTTAGAAGACAATTCCTTAGCTTTCTCAACATTGTCCCTATTTCAGTTTTGTTCCTCAATCCTAATATGGATTATGACATCCTCTAGGgacatttgtttccttttatgtttcatgttatttttgtgGTCTTTCCAAGACTCTAGaagagtctctactaaataaccaACCAAGAAAGGTTCGGGTAATTTAATGTCTTCAATAGCTAGCTAAGTCATTAATTAACAAGTGGtagtcatggatttgagatgatacatctctatcctaggtcatttggaaatttctaaaattccttaTGACATATTTTTGAGTTCCTATATCttccaaaatataatttttattcattgcatcccaaatttcttttgcaactttaaattgacaataaatGTCAAAAAGTTCATTAGAAAGTTTACTCGGAATAGGATGCCTAACTTGTTTATTCTAGTTTCCCAGGTTGGTAATAGGTGAGAACCATCTTCTGGTTTTGGGTCAGTCAAAATGTGTCCCAAGTTCACTACATCAATTGCAGAGAAAACCCTTTTCCTAATTTTAAGAATGTCTCATTGAAGGTATCAATTTTAGAGATGGGTGTGAACTAGGGAAGCTTCCATTTGGGtttatttcaagattgttggtaTTTAAGGGTATGAAAACAAATGActagcccaaaagacacaaacaaagaacaaaattaataagaagaaaaacttatcgcTTGAGGCGTGATAAACACTATCCTTGAAATAAAACCACCATCCCCGAAGATGAACTCAGTGTACTAGGGTACCAGTGGCTTACCTCCAGGGGATTCTAGTTATAAAAGGAATGAgactccactagcacaatcctattaggactcttcccaaaaatataagactaatagaataaaataaaataaaaataattcccagCAAGATTCttcccaaaaaatataagactaatagaataaaattaaaataaatattatttacacTCTTTCTACATCTAAACAGACCAACATGACCATTGGCTCTTGTAACACCAAATTGAAAAACCTATGGAATGAATATGAAGCATTGTGTTCTATTCCAACATGCATTTGTGGCACTATGAAGGAAGTTTTGCAGTTTCAACAAAGCCAAAAGACCATGAAGTTTCTTATATATGGGGGTTAATAAAGCCTATGCTGCTACTTGAGGACAAATTTTGCTCATGGATCCACTTTCCACCATCAACAAAGCTCATTCTCTCATTCTCTAGTAAGAAAAACAACAATCTCTCATTCTCTAGTAAGAAAAACAACAAGGAATGTCAAAAGGAAGCACATTGTTGTCTGAAGCTACAACCTTTGTTGTAAGAAACAACTCAATTTTGAAATAACTTTCACACCTAAAAATCCTCACCTCAAGTGTGGAATATGCGACAAGATTGGGCATACTTCAGAGAGATGTCAAGCACATCTTAAATGTGATTATTGTGGTTGGCAAGGTCACACCATTAATGTTTGTCTTAAGCTATAGAAGATGAATTCTACAAGTGGTAAATCTAATCAATGAGAGCGCAATAATTTTTCCTCCAAAGTTAATCATGTAGATGCCAATGAAACAACACCACCCACCTCTTTTACTCTGATGGTAGAATAGTACCAGAACCTTATGACAATGCTTAATGCAAATAAGTCAAATTCCATATCTAATCATGTAATTAGTAGTGCATCTGCTATGAGTGATCTCTTAGGTATAACTTTTTGTGCTCATGTTTTAAGCAAAGAAATGTCTTGGATACTTGACATAGGAGCTATAGATCATATGGTTTGTTCTGCTGATTTATTGACTACAAAGTCTTCTATTACTAATTGAACTGTGGATCTACCTAATGGAATCATTGCTACTGTCACACACATAAGTAAcatccatttttcaaattttactttGCATGATGTGCTATGTGTTCcttctttcaaaataaatctaattaccGTTAGTAAACTTGTTCGCCATTCCCATTACCTTGCCACATTAATTAATGATGATTGTATGCTACAAGACCAACAATTAGAGAAGATGATTGGGACATGAACTTAGTGAGGAAGACTTTATTATCTTGATACTTTATAGAAAACTAAATGAAACTCAATCATTGATGGGAGCCTTAAAATTCTCTATTCCCAAGCCTTGAATCGTATAGGTACATGTAATCTACCCTAAGCTTCTTTAGAAAGCAATCTAAGCAAAAACATGGCTCAAAAATCATTTAGATCAACAACACTAGAGAAAAGGAAACTCATACCTAGATTTGGATATTCTTAGATCAAATTTGTGTAGTCAAGAAAATGTGTGAAACTATCGAAagtcttgtacacccaagatcttccaccTGATGGCTCTAACTTGATTTTGACGCTCCAAAGGTAGGTCTTTGGAAAGGGAGGAGGCTATGCTCTCTtttctctagaggtggaagTTGATTCTCTAGAAAAGTCATTGAAACTCTAACCCCTAAAGGGATTTATCAAGTTCCATAATTGGGTTAAGTTTCTTAAGCCCACTAAGACTTAGGTAACTAATCTAACTCAAACTAGGTCCTACTTGATTAGTTAACCATACATgtcatttaattaatcaattagctcaatttAAAAACCTTGTTCACTATTCCTTATGCacccttacataattaccaaaatgcccttatgcataaaaATGAACTTAGAGTTGATCCATCCCTCATAAACCATatcatcaaggtatatgagttcGAGTGGGAACCATTAAGACCCATTGGAGTATTAGTTCCCTCATAATGCAATTATGTAGTTGATTGAACATCCCACTATAAATAATCAATTGCACTTTAGTACTccatgtaaataacaataagacgAGGCTCAGGCCATGATTAATAATTTACTATATGCAAACTCCCTATAAGCTAGtattcataatctaataaggtagtgttatcacttatcaagataCCTTTTCTGCTTAATTTGTCTCCAATCACCACAACCTAATCCTTTTTTGCTCCTTTTATAACCATTGAGATCACACCTGTCACATAATCATAAAAGCCCAAAAATTGATCAAGTGGACTATGAATTAGTGATTTGACATAACAAGGCATTATATTTTGTATGAACTTCTTGTGAAAGTAAAATAGTGTTTAAATGTGTATCATACCTTCTGCAACTGCAGCAATCTTCATGGCTTTGGATCTGCATTTGCCATGGTTCATTAGCACTTTCACAATTATATTTTGCTGCATCATCATACAAGGAACGTATCGAAATCTTTCATAGCTATAATTGCACATGCTTCTTTTTAGATCCAGCTAGAACAGCTTAAGCTATACAATAAACAAAAAGCATCAATGGAGTTCCAGATCAAAAGGCCCACCTTCATGTTTTGCAGTAGGCCAACACAAGGCAATGATGCAGAAGGGGAGGAGACTGACTTCTTATATATGAGAGTTTCAGGGCAAAATTCTTCTGTTTGACTTCGAATACAACCAGATCTATACATAATAACTACGGCGATTCCATAGACCAAGTCAATATTCCTCTCACGGCAATTCCATAAACTAAGTCAATATTCATCCAGCATGTGCAAGGAATTTTCAAGGCTATCAATGATATGTTCTTACTTGATTAATTTATCCCCCGCCAACTTGTACTTCATGAAAACTCAATGGCCAGTGACttttatcaagaaaatcaaaatagcTTGGAATCTAAATTAGTTGAACTtctttaactttcaaaatcttttgtatatttttgcATTCCATTATCTTactttatgtttgattttcataaaatttaagaaaaaaatataaggaaaaagaagaaaaataaaaaatagatttaaagttaataaattatttttatatattaatctaaactcatttcatttattttaattttttatacaaggaataaataatttgaaaatatataaaattttaattaattttaattattttttttttccatttttcattataaaacaaaatatgagaaaatatatttttttaaaatatttttttcttaatttcttttattctttgaaAAACCAAAGATAACCTTAGCAAACCTTTTGTTTCTCTCAAAGAGTTTTACATTTTACTAGCAATTTTTTGAATCTCTATTATATGTGCAATCTCTATCTGCAGACTTTAATGCAAAGCTTCCAAAAATCACTGTTGGTTTATTATCCTTTATATTTTGTGAAGTTGAAAATCTAGCAATTAACCACCATCGCTTAACATAGCCTCAGAACCAATATAATTTGTAATGctaattaccaaaaaaaaaaaaaaaagggcatttGGTAATTACCACCGGGCGGACCAGAAAGAGCTTGATCCAGGACTTTAAAAACGCTCGTTAGGTATCTTCGTTAGGTATCTGGGAAATATCAGTGGCTTTTGCAGAGAACTTGGAGAAAGGCTCGACAGCGGCCACCTGATCAAGCTTACTGGAAGTCGCGCGACCGAAGTTGGCCTGATCGTAGGAGCCAGAAATCATCACCATAGGCCAAGCGTTGGCAGTGGCGTTGGGGGCCCGGCCAGGCCGTGGACACAGCCAAGGCCAGAGACGGTGAGAAGGAGGTCGGACTTGCCGGTAAGATAGCCGTAGGAGGAGGCAGCATAGCCCGCCGATTGCTCGTTGTGGAAGGCGAGGAAGCGAATGCCGATTGACGGTTGGCGAATGAGGTGACTGGATACCGACGACGCCAaacatatattttatcaaaatcagAGATTCATCTTAAAACTTGAATTCTTGTTTTGTGCTCTTCACAGGTGATgaagaagagaataaaaaaaaaactcttcacagctaaagaagaagagaaggaaaaaaaactctTCACAGGTGAaggagaagagaagaaaaaaaaaactcttcacaggtgaagaagaagagaagaaccCGGCATCTCATACATATCCAAAGCACCCCACTGTTCTCACTTCCATCACTTCCAATGGCCGACTCTGATCGCAAAATCCACGATTCCCAAACCCTAGTAGACGGCAACCTCCTCGCCGCTAAAGCTTTTGCGGCCGCCGGCGTCACGCTCATGTTTGGCGTCGTCGGCATACTGGTCACCTCATTCGCCAAGCGCGCCGTGTCAATCGTCATTCGCTTCCTCGCCTTCCACAACGAGCAGTCGGCGGGCTATGCTNNNNNNNNNNNNNNNNNNNNNNNNNNNNNNNNNNNNNNNNNNNNNNNNNNNNNNNNNNNNNNNNNNNNNNNNNNNNNNNNNNNNNNNNNNNNNNNNNNNNGGACTATGACTCTTCTTATATATAGAATTATGGGTAGCATAACCTTTACTTATAGTACCAAAGAAAAAATTgtccatcatcttcttcaacaCCATGAAGCTCTCACAATTCTttatcttctcttttatttcgATTTCTCTTTTTGGATGTGTTAATTCACATCAAGCCCAAAAATACAACACACTTGAACTTCCTTCAGGGGTATCTGGCCCTGAAAGCATTGCCTTTGATTGTAATGGAGATGGTCCTTATACTGGCATCTCGGATGGTAGAATTTTAAAATGGCAAGGTTCCAAACATGGATGGAAGGAGTTTGCAATCACTTCCCCATTCAGGTAAAAACtacttgtaaattttttattcattatgtttAGTATATATTCACttataattacatatatttcttaaaaagatttaaaaatataataatatataattatttttttaattatgttgtaGATTCATATTAATTGCATGCCATAAAGTGTTCTTTTAGTGTTCAATTCAACCTTCTTTGTAATTGTAAGTGTACGTTCTATGTTGGATAAAAATGTATGAAAgtatttgaaataattgaagtatttgttttttgtgcTTGATTAGGATTCCTAAATTTTGTGATGGATCACTCAACCCTGCAATGGAACAAGTGTGTGGAAGACCATTGGgtcttaaattcaatgaagcAACATGTGATCTTTACATTGCAGATGCCTATTTTGGGCTATTGGTGATTGGGCAAAATGGTGGAGTTGCCAAACAAGTAGCCATTAGTGCAGAAGGAGTCCCATTTCGATTCACTAATGCTTTGGACATAGATCAAAACACTGGAGTTGTCTATTTTACCGATACTAGCACCATATTCCAAAGATGGTATGTATCATCAATTTACTTcttattttatagatttttttttaattttttttttaagtttgtcCATATAGTTATGATTCTCATTCTCATTGATTAACAATTGAAATTTTTAGGGCTTATGCAATAGCAATGCAAATTGGGGATAAGACCGGAAGGTTACTAAAATACGATCCAAGGACCAAAGAAGTGACGGTGTTGCTAAGAGGCTTATCCTTTTCAAACGGGGTTGCATTAAGTGAAGACaaagattttgttttagttactGAAACAACTGCCGCCAAAGTCACAAGATATTGGCTCCAAGGTCAAAAATCTCAATTGAGTGACACTTTTACACAACTTGTTGGGTGTCCAGATAATATTCAAAGAAACATTCATGGGGAATTTTGGGTTGCACAAAATAATTGTGGAAGACCAGAAGTAAAAGTTAGACCGGTAAGACTTAATAAAGAAGGGAAGATCATTGAAGAATTAAGTGTGGACGTTGGCCCTTTGAGTGAAGtccaagagaaaaataatagtttatGGTTAGGTTCTGTGATTTTGTCGTATATAGGTGTgttaaattagaatattttttaatattataatatgtagGTGTCTTTTcgaattaatttgattttattgcgTTACTTTGTAATttgtagttttaatttttattattcactTATACATTATATAATATActtttataaagatttgaatagattttgattttataaatggGTGACGGATGGATAACGTGTAGAGCACCTTagtatgcttttattttttgtttttaaaaattaagaaatataataatgtttttaaaaattaagaaatataataaaagccCCCAAATACGTTTTAACATTTGcaaatttcaaaagtatttaatgTCTCATGTTCTCATGATttgttatttaacttttatgaacattttgatgataaaaattaaaaataaagagcaTTCTTAAACGCATACCCATCATCTCTTCCTACAtctatctctttttctttttcttttaaaaatattattaaatgtgATTTTATTATTAGCATTAATTATACCAAACATggttaatatttataagaatttaaaatataatttaaaaataatttatttttcttttaaaatagtaaaataaatattgtaataCCACATGAATCcgcaaataattttttttaaattttttctat
This window contains:
- the LOC117908184 gene encoding protein STRICTOSIDINE SYNTHASE-LIKE 10-like; this encodes MADSDRKIHDSQTLVDGNLLAAKAFAAAGVTLMFGVVGILVTSFAKRAVSIVIRFLAFHNEQSAAQKYNTLELPSGVSGPESIAFDCNGDGPYTGISDGRILKWQGSKHGWKEFAITSPFRIPKFCDGSLNPAMEQVCGRPLGLKFNEATCDLYIADAYFGLLVIGQNGGVAKQVAISAEGVPFRFTNALDIDQNTGVVYFTDTSTIFQRWAYAIAMQIGDKTGRLLKYDPRTKEVTVLLRGLSFSNGVALSEDKDFVLVTETTAAKIIFKETFMGNFGLHKIIVEDQK